atttcACTTCGAGAAGTCTTACAGTTCaacttccacagtggctggtacatcagcaaaatactctgcatgaatAAAACGCATTTggtgggtgttcatttcaaaccttgttcaccagtaGTAGGCTGTACAattgcacccacactttctgttggaaaattctctctagaaagttttaaacgatcatgtgttggtgaatggtgagataCCCGGTGAGCCACTTGCTTTTTAACAAAGAGCCTCTTGTTGCTCGCGAGCCATAGGTCCCAACCCCTGCtctaatcgctgccaaaggtgcttcaactaagtactgatttcaatgtgatatttcagtttgtgcattttaataaatttgcaggtatcaaaaatctggtttttgctttgtcgttATGGTGTATggaatgtagattgatgtgaatttttTTATACCAAGGCATTTTGGTATAAGGCTGTGAAAAAATTATGGGGTCTGAACACTTtctaaatgcactgtatatatactgtatgtatactttGTAAAACAGTCTTGTAAATGTTGGTGCTGAGTTGGTGGTCTTTAAATTCATCCCTGTTGCATTGCCGTTTTGCTCTGTTTTAGCACATTCTGCCACGAATATTGTatttttaaccttgtgcgacccagAGTatacatgcgtggacattgtattttggctttgctatatgcaatgcataatttaaattcatttaaaccgactgatcttaGTTCAGAAGAGTCTTGgctgacaaaacaacatggcgctgtgacaaaacaacatggcgcgatcacagctgagtttgtctttgggtgAAACACTAACAAAACTAGATCTGGTaggaaacctaattaagtttttacattgaaacccgtttaagtcaaaagattagactctctagtttcatccaaaatgccattttttttaatttgagcgATTTTGCACAAAATGTCACACTACTAAACACATCGTACATTATTGTGTACTTtagcacatttttacatttacatttttaagtgccAAGTTAAAATGAGTCCAGATTGCTACATTCTGGTCCATTTTTGCACtccatctagctgtttttgaatgcaagaatggtAAGAAATGTATTCGATCACTGTCAGGTGAACTCGAAACCAGCTTAATTATACAGGCCTTCTTTAAGATCTATTAATTGACcagtctattcaaaatacatcGCTAATGGATAACTTGTTTGcatgatattaaaaaaaaacaatagcaaGACTGCACTTTGCTGTAGAAAACAAACCAATGAAATAGTTGATTGATTGGTTGGAGAGACTAAAATAGTCAGTGTGGTTGCCAAAGGAAGGAAGTATTTTGCAAATTTCTTGGAAATCATCTTTTAAACGTCCCCTCCTGTGATTTCAGTGACTTGTTGGAATGTGAAGGAATTTTTGGCAATGAATGATGAAACCAGACACCTTAGAGTTTGCAGCCAACTCAAATCTTCTGATCAACGGATGGCACAACCCAGCAGTGGTAAACACTTTAACAATGCTGCGGTTGAGAGCCCTGATTGCTCTCTGTCATCCCAGGCCTGGGCTTTTTTGTTTGTAGAAGCTACCTCCTTGAAAACTAATCAGGGAATTAACGCTGATAGATAAAGTCTCGAAAACCAATCAGAATTTCATGCTTGTATCATCTATTTTCTTGCCCAAATCTTTTTCCACTTTGTTCtcactttccttttttcttttaatgaatTGCCTTGTAAGCAACCACCTTCAATGGAGGGATTTTCAGCCTTTCAGGTTTGTCCCCTTCAATCAGCGGAGAGCCTGGTACCAGCCTTCTTAAATATGGTCAAGGCACACAACTGTGAGgtcaaaggtaaaaaaaaaaatagccagtCTCCCCCAGCCTATGCCTTCACTTTTTGACCATTCTGGTCAAAAAGAATGGCCATTTCTCATTTGTCTGGCCCAATGTGGATGGTTACTGAAGTTTCCATTAGTTTTATAGCTAGTCAAACTACATGCTAGCCATTAGCATGTCTCTCCTCTTTCCTAGTCAGTGCTTTAAATTATCTAAGGTGGTTAATGGCAAACCACAATACATATTGGGTTACAACACGTGCATGGGGAAACGTATAGTTAGAACCTGTAAGTGACAAAAAGACAGCCCAAACCTACAGTATGTGACTGCTCCAAACCAAAACTCAGCTGAATGCTCCATGGAAAGTAATTGTTTTTTGACCAGCCAAGCTCATGATGTTTCTCAAACATGTGAATGGTtctcactgttttgtttttttttggtcataTATCTCTTGTAGGTAAGAGAATTGAACGGAATTGCTCTAATTCTGGACAACGGCAGTATCGTCAGCAATAACCCTTGTATCCTTGGTCATGACTCCCTGGGCTGCTCTTTCAAGCTGTGCTTTTGTGGTTTGTGTAATGACCGTTTCCTGGCATGGTATCGGCCTCCACAAAAAATGCCTGAAGTGTGAATAGCATTGTAATAGACCTTTAGCTTGCATTACTAATAGAGGGCTTACCACACTATTTGATGTTTGAATGATTGGTGGCTTGTTCAGAGTTGAAAAAGGAGTTTAAATATTATTAGAGCAAAGCCAACGTTTTGCCCAAAGGTTTCATGTCCCTCAATCTAGCAAGGCCTGTAGAAAGGAGGAACTGGTGGGCTGACTTTAGATCATTTTCTAGCCCTCACTCATCAGTCTTCTTGTGTAAAATATCTAGTCATAATAGTTTATGAAGCTAAATGTAGGTATTGCTTCTAGAAGTAATTTTGTGGTGTTGAAAGAAGTTTTTTAAAGATGTAAAGCACTTTCTGGAAAACTTGAAATCCTCTGTGGAAAATCACCACTTCATTGAAATGGCGTGACATTTTGCATGTTTATGGTGTTGACCTGTATCCTGCCATCTCTGCTCTATGTAATGGATGATTGGTCATTGTAACACAACAATTTGTTATATTACAGCTGTGTTTCCAAAATTCCTTGAATGATGCTGGCACTGTTGTTaccctaaaaaataaataaataaataaaacactccCATTCTCTCGAAGCACTGCCGGACTGTTTTTAGAGAAATCAGGGCACAGTGCCAGTTGCTCTTTTACCAGGGGATGAACCACTAAGCTGAGCTTGTGTCCTTTCGGATGCTGCTTCCTGACCGCTTCAGGAAGTTGTCATCCTTGCTTATTGTTTAGTGTGTTAAAGAGTTGCTGGCCCTGATAATGCTAGCTTCTCTGGTGGAATGGGAAATGTTGTTCATAATTTTAGCATCAAAGTCATATTGACCCAAGCTTATGTTTTGGAGAAATCAGAACTTTTATAGAGTGCAACTGTGCctgtccactttttcagccgtcttggttctTGAAGTATTTTCCCATAAAAAAATGTCCATAGagattttataaaatccttcataagagttctaagccatgaaccaaaccaaccaaattaagtagtaaaataaaaaatataaaactaatgaTTTGAAGTTGTTGATTATTGgtatacaaactatatattttaacagcgaaatattcagatatatacaaataatattttgagtCATTTACAGTTCATCACGAAAGGGAGCGGTCGCTGCTgggctcttttggtgcacttggtccgagattctctgattggtggatcttttctcTTCAgtattatgggtagtgtagttctttatcTGAACTCTGCAATTAAAATGAGTTTtaaaaaatgaagttgaaataacagactgatggcttcaacagaagcacatACCATCGATTAATTAACTTGGAGCTCACTGTAGGtctttctttaaaggtttataagtcatcattaaaaatcagtttgcctatggagaaaaaatatataattttgcttCCAAAAtgagactgttgcactctatttagCATCCATATTAaattgctcatacttggggttagggaattgataaaaaataaaataaaaaccctaACCTAATTTGGGCGTAACCCAAAAcaggcacacacaaaaaaaacctcagacttaaattgaatgagggacccaagccatacctagggaccagaatattacAAAAACTTGGATATGGGCTCTTTTGGCTTGGGCCAGTACACAACCAGCTGGAAGGCCAAGTAACCACATAGTAACACGTTAAAAGAtactcaaaacaccctagcatcacGATAGGAAGTTTTGCATTGGCAAGCATCATTCACATAGCTTTGGAAAATCTACTTTGTTCttcagtataatttttttttcttaaatattcaCTCCAGTCATAAGCCAGGGGCAGTTTTTGCCATCCAAAACCTTCTGGAGCACAACCCTAAGAATGAGAAGGTGATGCAAGGTCTTCGGAGACAAGGTGTGGCAGATGACACAATTCTCAGGGAAATGGGCTTCAGAGTGGAAGAAAGGGATGACAGTCTGCTCTCAGGCCCTTAAAGAAGGACCCATAGCTGATTAAGTGGAGCTAGGAGATGCTTATCCTAGGATCACTCATACCCTGTTTTCTATATTACACTATGGAGATGGCTTAAAATGCCCATAGAACACACTGGGGCTATTACATTTTCAATCAGTAGTTGGAGCATAAGGAGGTGGTCTGTACTTTTGTATACTGCACTCAAGAGGAAATCAATCAAAGAAGCTAATCTTAGAGGACACATGCTGATGTCTGTGATGCATTTATTGGTCTTTGATTCCAACCCCCCCTAAATGTGATTCAAACCCTTTAAAACAAGGAGAACCGTGTCTTCCTGGCTTTTGAGCCACTGAAGGGACTCTAGGTTAATCCCTAATCCAGTGCATTTTATAGAGACCAGGCAGACCTTTTGATCTGTACATATAAAGTCTAATGCTCAATAGTTGAGAACAAATGTGAAAGTTGGCTCCTCCTTTTAGAATGCTCAGCGAAgattttgtgcaaaaaaacagTCAAGAGAGATTAACTAGTTTTTAGCTCTCGAAGTTGTTAAACTGTTTGCAAGGTAAAACCTTCTGAAATAGTTACATCTTTAAATTCATCCCCTGAAAATTACTTCTGCTTTAGCCATACATATGCGGACCACATCTTTTGTCAATGCATGATCTTTGCGTTTTCAAGATGGCGTATCAAGTTAAAAATAGCTCAATTTAAGACTTAAGACACGCCTTAAGACTCCTCCATTCTGTAGCACTGTTTTTAAATGGAAGAATGTGACTTAAATGGCCCCTAAGTAACATATTTAACATCTACGATCGGGGTCAGGTGAACCCGAAAACGACCTAATTATAGAGGGCTTCCTTAACACAAAAAAGTCGACTAGTTGTTCAGACAACCGATCAACTAGTCGattttgtaaatatgttgttttgaaCATCTCTATTGTTTACAGAGCATGTATCTTTTTAATTGGAGATCTCTATATAGATGGAAAGGCTTTCTTACTGATTGTGATGTTTAAGCCGATAACTTTGTTTGTTGTCCAACATAATCTACACAGGAACACAGGCACATCTTTTGCACTAATGCCACTCTAGTTATGGTGTTAGTTTGTCCAAAGTGAATTAGACCAGAAGTATTAGCTTGCAGAATCACATCTCGCCCCATCCCATCATGGAATGAGCTGAGTGGTCCACACCTCCACCCAACCATTCCATTAATACCCCTCTTTGGAGGCCTCTACTCTCCCCACCACACCCTGTTTTCTCTGCCTCATATTTTTTAATGACAAAATGTTTGCCTCGAAACAATCAGGGTTGACTTTTCTCTCAATCCGCGGTATAGTGTAGGGAGCTTACACGGTTCCGGTACCCAGCAGTTCAGACGGCTAACAAAACAGGTCCCACTTACTTCTGCTCCTGTGGCTGCCTGCAATGCTTTTCACACACAGGAAAAAGACCAGAGGGGCAGAGAGCGGACGGCGGCTGAATGAATGAGGCAGGTCGGATGCCTATTCAAATGCAGGCAGGAATAGCTCTGCGTCACTCCGAGATCAGCTTTTCACAATATTTACAGCCACAACTGTGAGCTGGTCAGTACATCTGGGAAGACATTTTACACACAGCTTTGACAAGGTCAATGGAGATGATCGTTTGAGTGAGATAAATTCTTGACGTACCTTTGATAATGTGGCATCTGTATTCCTGGGCCTACCTGCAACTTGTTTAATTAAAGGAATACCAAATgtttttttcacccaaaaatgaaaattctatctattttaaacctgtatgacattccgTTGGAaataatgttagcctcagtcacattcactttcatctttttgctgtacaatgaaattgaatggtcaCTGAGGCTGTCATGAatcacatgaaggtgagtaaattgacaattttcatttttgagtaaactaataATAGACATTAATAGACGTGCTTTTGCTATTGAATGAGTCTGGTGTCTAATACattgtaataaaattaatttaaatgaccaCAGTTTGATCCATTTGATCCAAACTGTATGATTAATTTATTTACCTAGTGATTTTACATCTCTGCCAAAAAGTATAAATACAACCAGGCTACAAAAAGATGAGATGGTTTCATATCAAACTTGAAAAGAAAATTATGGGCTgctcagaaaaaaacaacaaaaaaacaacaaccacatAAAAAAAAGTGAACCTCATTAAATTGGGACAAAAATGGAACACAATTTGTAGCTCTATAATTAAACTCTAAGACAATAATAACTTGACAAGGAAAATAATATCAGTAATTACTCTGAATATACCTGACATAAAGTGCCATAATCtctacatataaaaatatactttaaCAAATCTGCCCACCATATATCTTGTATAAacaatttagattaaaaaaaaaagagtagctAATCAAAATAGCTCCAATAACCTTCTACAGTTTCAGACCCCAGCTGTATGTTTAAGTGAATTATATCAGCTGAGGTGAAATATAACTTGATGCATGCTGGACCAGTGATGTGGAATCCCATGTCTGTGACATTCATGGGAATGCAATGTGCATGGTTTGGTCACTCCAAACTGTGGTTGGTCACATGACATCTATTAAGTATCTATTTAGACTCtctcaaacacaaaacaaagttATAGACAAAACAATGCAGCATACCATGGCTAAGTCTGGATATGACTAAGAAAACTTAAGACCACAAACTTTGTGTCTCTATAAAGCAGACAGCACACAACAGTACACACCACAACCATCAGTGCAGCAATTGACAAATTCACCAAAAACGATGGTTTCTCACTTGATTTACTTTTGAGAATTTTGCAGACCACTTTTCTAAGGAGAAACTGCAAAAGAATGTATTGGAAAAGAAGCACTTTGTTGCATAAGCAATATGCTGTATTGTTTTGGGTCGAAAATTTGGAAGCAACACATCAGTAGCAATGACATTAGAAGTTATAAAGAGATTGTGCTCTGTCGCATCTCTTTATACCATTACATGTATGGAAAGTGTTCagccttttttttctttaaagtgaagaaaaaagcCTGTCCTTTTCAGTGTTCAAATAGATACAGTGTGACCAAACATTTTCAACTTTCCAGCATTCCAGAGTTTTACCATGACTTTCCTCTTGAACACCCATAGGGGTTCAGCTGGTGGGACATTTTGCAACAACTTTTTATGTGTCTTTGTAAGCAGCTGTCTCTAATCTCAAAAAATTCACATTGTCAGTTCAATCTGTCCAATAGGAGTTTGAGTCAGTGTCAAGGCCTTAATTGACCCTCCTTAAGACTTTGAGATTCTAAGGACTATGCAAGCCTTGCACTAGTAGTGTCCGTATATTTGCTTGAAATCACATACTAAGAGGTCAGTGCATTTGCCTCTATAAAGTTCCGGCATCTTCATTATTTGTACCCGTCTATCTTAGCAACACCCTCCTCCCCTTCTCGCATGAAGACTGCCTGATGTGCAAAACAAAGCCATGTCGAATGAGATTCAACGCCATCTCTTAGTTTCTCCTCATTGGCTTCATGCCTTTCTATCTTGTCGTTTCAACTTGTCATCTTCCTCATTTACACGTGAACACCTCTGTCTTTTCACTGCAGGTGTTGCATTTGACGAAGCAGCACCACTGGAACTTGCAGTTGCATTGCCACACCCTTGTGTACTGATGGGTGTTGTGACCCCGACCGCAGCACATGAGGTTGCAGCCGTCCGTGTGTGGGGACGTGTGGTTGCAGAAACGCCCTCTTGTTCCTGCGCTCCCTGTCGCAGTGTCCTCCTCGCAGTAGTTGGGCGACCGCTCCAAGTAGACCAAATCTGTGTCGGTGGGCTTTATGTACCCACGGGACTGCTTGAGACGCAGAAAGGAGGGCTGGCGAAAACGTGTAGCCCGCACGGCCTCCACTTCAACTGCAGCGGTGTAACGCTCCTTCAGCACATAGCCAATCTCTCTGAATTTTGGCAGAGTTGTCCAGCATGTCTTTGTGGTGCATGAGCCGGAGACACCGTGACATTTACATTCCAGCTTCATCCTTTCTTCTAGAACCTGCACGGGTATGGAAAACACATTGTTAGCAAATGATAACAATGTTGTAAAACGCTGTGTCACAATAAGAGCTCTAAACGTAGCAAAAACAGGATAAGATCCATTTCTACCGCTTTGTTCTAGTTATTGTCTTAACAATAAGAAGGCTGCAAGAAGCAACAGGACATTTTGTCGGATGCTTGGTTTTTATTTCTGTGGCGTTACCCTGTGTAGCACCACTCACTGTAAAATCTCATTTGTTCAAAATCCTacagcacataactgtatattaaacatcagGTATGTCCTGATTGGCTACGATTGAGCTTTTTTGCAGCATTTATACTTTGTGCAAACAGAAATGTTAAGGGCAATTCACATCGCATCTGTTCTTGTGCTAAGGGAATCTAGACTCAGTGCCATGAATAGAGCAGaagatgatacatttttaaagtttgtttttacttgaaatggcatcttaaaaaaaacatgttgttcttgtgcaagacactgaaaaGACAGCGTGATGCGCCACAGCGGTCAAATGTGTCCATCTAGCGAAGTGATTCCCAACCGAGGGTAAGTAAGCAGGTTCCAGGGGTGTGTGAAAAGAATTATATATTGCTGTTGAACTTAAAATCACATGTatgtcttaaaataaaaatataaaaaggatCAGGGACGggaaaaatacagattttccaattaatcgcaatcttcatttgagtgtAAAGTGCAAActtgttttttgttatatttgCTATATATGAGGTTGAGATAGTCCTCATGCAACATTTGAAAATTTCATAACTATTATATTAAAATCCATTTTAAGTGCATACATAGACAACAATCATCTATCAAAACAAAGATTTAATTACACAGAGTTTGATAATCTTCCCTAATTTTTGAACTCTAATCTCTGTTCTTTATGCACTGAATGCATTTCATCTGCTTTGTATTTCTTGTCAAAACTCACATAGTCTTTTACACTGGGCATGACTTAATCAGAGGCTTCAGAATATGTGGTGCAAGTGAATTTGTGCAGCTGACGGGTAAGGGAAATACTTGACATTTTAGTTTGACTGTTTTCAGCTATTTGAACCAAACCCCACTATTCAATACGTACTGAGCACTGTCTCAATATGTAATGCCAGATATCTGTCAAAACGGAGAGGGAAAAATATGTTTTAGCCAAATCATACCCTGTAATTTTCTCTACCTTCCGAAGGGCCACATCAAAGAACAAGAGAAATGTCCATAATTCTCAAGTACCCATTTGTGTATATGGTTACATTTGAGTTAAAAGCAGATCTATTTGGCCGTTTGATGTGTTACTGATATGTTCAACAGACAGACATACTTGATAGTTGACTTTAACCCATTTTGTTCAGTGTTAATATTACCCTTCAATGAGAGGGATTTGAGACTTAAATAAGTAAAGCAGTAATGTtcctaaatgtattttattctgtTAAGTCTTTAATCCTTCAGTCTCAAAAGCAGTGTATCACAACTCATAGTTTCTGTCTCAAACTAAATCACATTAATTTCTCCCTTTAAACAAGACAATTCTTTAATTTAGGGTTGTAAATTAAAGTTTCTCTTCAAGATGACGTGGTTGAGGCCTTCCTCTTGGTATGTATGTAGCGTGTTAGAAAGAGAATAAGTAACTAGCTGTATTCTGAGTCAATGCTCCTTGAATGAATGGACTGCAGGGATGTGGCAGTTCTCCATCTGGCTGTTGTTAACTCACTCTACATTTATCTCACACACAACGAAAGCTTCATCTCTATAATTAGCTTCATTAGGCACTGTAATTTTACTTATGGATGGGATTTGTGGCCCACTCAGACCCCTCTTGTCAGCCTCTATAGTGATAAATGAAAAGGGTTCTGAATGTAACTTATTGAATCATTAACTGGAGAAGCATTTTAACTATTGATgtgcaataatacattttactaataCAAAGATTACAGATGAACTAGATTTGAAAAGCACTAGAAGAACAGTTGCTAAAGTTTTAGTAAAGCTTAGGTTATAGGCTTTGTTTTTAGGTTTTCTATACCTTTCTGCCTGCTTCGTTGTTGTGCAGGTTCATTAGTCTCCTTGCGTTTTTTTTAATCTCTCGGGCATCCACAAAGCGTCTGGAAAACTCCATGCCATACTTGACGTCTGCTGAGCATCCACCCCATTTCCAGCCCAGATCCTGGTCGTGGTAGCCTTGCTTTTCTCTGTCACAGCCACAGTGGCTCAGGTTGCCCTGACTACAGGCTGCTGTCACAGCGTGGGCAACACCTGCTGCAGTGATGGCATAGGTAAATGCAGCCTCCTTGCTACCTAGGGAGAAAAGAGAAGAACTTTTGTGATGCTGAGATGATTTGACAACTCAAAGTTCATACCAGTGAGTTTGTTTGCTTCTTTGTTAGATTATTTACTTTGTTAAATGTGTGAGTTAGATGTGTACGTGTCAAAGTTTTGACATCACAAAGGCAAGGCAAAATTTTTTACTGTGATTGAACTCTGTAATACGTTCAACACACTAGTGTCACGACAGGCATACTTAATGAACATTTTGCCAAGTGATTAAATTAGGTGACACTCTTCCCTTTCAATATTTTCATATGAAATTGATCAATGGTTCTCAATCCTGGTCCTAGAGTCCACCAGCACTGGGCATTTTGGATGTCTCCAATGCCTTATTTAACACCTGTGATTCAACTAGTTAGCTCATAAGTAGAGGCTCCAAGATAGGTACATGATGTGTCAGAAATAGGAGATTTCAATCATTTTTGCATTTACATGCAAACAAATACGCTGATAACTACAAAAATTCTGTTTGTTCCAAAAATTAAATAACGCAAGAGCACTGTCTACATGAGAGCTGAAATCATCTGGTTATTCTGTGTTTTTGACTTCAAAACTTAAACATTTGCACACATTAGATAAGCAAGTAAAGGTGTTTATGCTGAAAAAAatggatttacttaaaatatatgtgGTTATTTTTTGCACCACacttttaagtaaattcaacttatTGTCATTTTATGTCAGCATAACTAGAAAACCTTTGGTAGATATAAACTAATGTATTAGTAAATTCaagtttatttacttaaaaaggtATGTCACACAAATATGATTTAACCGTGGTGGCGTAGTTTACTAAagcgctgaactggtaatcagaaggttgctggttccatccccaccattgtgtccttgagcaaggcacttaactccaggtttctccggggggattgtccctgtaataagtgcactgtaagttgctttggataaaagcgtctgccaaatgcataaatgaaaatgtaaatttaacaactaATAGCATGTTGCttcaaattaacatttatattactGTTTCTACTTAATTGAATTGAAAATAATGACTGAGATCAGACTTTTAAACTTGATTCCCCAAAGAAGTGCAGATAAAGCTGCATTTCAGCTATAAACATTCACATGTTGCCATATAACCCTGTAAATCAAGaccggttgcccactgaagcaaagcagggttgagcctggtgagtacctggatgggagacctcctgaggaaaactaaggttgctacTGGAATAGGTATTATAGAGACCAACatggggtgctcaccctgtggtctgtgtgggtcctaatgtcccagtatagtgatgaggacactatattgtaaaaaggcaccatccttcagatgagacattaaactgaggtcctgactctctgtggtcattaaaaatcccaggctACTTCTTGTAAAAAgattaggggtgtaaccctggtgttctggccaaattccccccactgacccttctcaatcatggcctcctagtAATCCCCATCAataaattggctctataactctactcaaatctctatgaattcttaataacaactaattaAATGACTCAATACGttcttttgaccaaacaaacatgcttaaattattcaagtgcaagggcttatgggtattccccacaacCTCAGTTCCATATATGTTcgtttgagttagtagtactaagttttatggatttttaagacAAAGAAGAGCAAGAAACTCACAATCATTCATTTACTTCATGTATGCCAATTAAGTAAACctacacattttataaatatgttattttctgagtaaaacaatttattttcctACATTATGGTTGTTGAGCCAACAAATAATTTTTCGCTCAGTGTCCAGTGCTGGGGTCTTGGGGCCACGATTGAGAACCACAAAAATCAAAAACTGGCAAAGTTCTGGATACTGCCATATTTGCTTCATGGGTGTTCAGTCCCATACAAATTTTTGAGCTAATTACTTGAGTCGTAAATTCCATATTACTAATCACATCTGGAAAGCTGATTGACTGTAGACAGCACAAGAAGTTACAATCCTGTGACCTTCCATAACGATGATCCTAAGCTGTGACATCAAAGGCAGCAGACTGGGAAAAAGCAAGTATATTTCACACTGTTGAAAGCCCTCCAAAAAGACTCTGGTGAActatttacatagattttatgtTGCAGTCGCAGCTAATTCTGAATGGCCATCTgtggagaaacatgctttttgctCCACATTAAGGCATCTACATTACCAGCAGGGGCTAGCGGCTGAAGCTAACCAGCCAAACTCTGACAGACCCCCTGCTTTCCCAAGACCTTGATTAGTtgtttcaggtgtgtttgattagagaTGGAGCTAAACAGCTGGATCCCCAAGAGGAGGCTTGAGCATGCCTGATCATAAGAATAATGTAAGGAGACTAAACTGACACCTGCTGGTGGGCCTTTATGAAAAGATCACTTGGGTAAGTAGAAATGGACTGACTGCCACAAAGACCTATCTATTTTACTGTTGTCTATTTGCATCGAGGCTCATGGGACATAAAACAGGATATGAAAAAGAGCTTTCATTTTTAACAAGCAACAATAAAATAGCTGGGTTGGTTAATGGATGGGAACTTTCTATTTGGGAAACTGAATGCTCAAATATCTTTAAAgactcaataataaaaaaaaaaattataacgcTCTTTGCATCTG
This sequence is a window from Xyrauchen texanus isolate HMW12.3.18 chromosome 45, RBS_HiC_50CHRs, whole genome shotgun sequence. Protein-coding genes within it:
- the LOC127637613 gene encoding protein Wnt-7b-like, translated to MRSISSCGPLLSVYYPQIFLILTSGSYLALSSVVALGANIICNKIPGLAPRQRAICQSRPDAIIIIGEGAQLGINECQYQFRYGRWNCSALGERTVFGQELRVGSKEAAFTYAITAAGVAHAVTAACSQGNLSHCGCDREKQGYHDQDLGWKWGGCSADVKYGMEFSRRFVDAREIKKNARRLMNLHNNEAGRKVLEERMKLECKCHGVSGSCTTKTCWTTLPKFREIGYVLKERYTAAVEVEAVRATRFRQPSFLRLKQSRGYIKPTDTDLVYLERSPNYCEEDTATGSAGTRGRFCNHTSPHTDGCNLMCCGRGHNTHQYTRVWQCNCKFQWCCFVKCNTCSEKTEVFTCK